A region of Kribbella sp. NBC_01245 DNA encodes the following proteins:
- a CDS encoding LacI family DNA-binding transcriptional regulator: MAGDETPSPVRRRGPSMADVARLAGVSGQTVSRVANDRSNVDAATRDRVLAAMRKVGYRPNSAARALRSGQSRSIGVIVFELSSIGTTRTLDAIAAAATIRGYAVNLLPVLDATQGAVSNAFTRLGQQAVDGVIILIEAYKLDEAEVLLPEGLPVVVVDSSALYDYPVVDTDQAQGARLATEHLLDLGHTTVWHLGGPPYSFAATRRRRSWQQTLTDRGCVVPTVLVGDWSAGSGYEAGRKLAADADVTAVFAANDQMALGLLRALHEAGRAVPGDVSVVGFDDVEEAAHFWPPLTTIRQQFAEVGRLSVDSLIGEIQAGEHHHQPVSVGTELIIRTSTAPPRT, encoded by the coding sequence ATGGCGGGGGACGAAACACCGAGCCCGGTACGGCGGCGCGGGCCGTCGATGGCCGATGTCGCCCGCCTGGCCGGGGTGTCCGGACAGACGGTGTCGCGGGTCGCGAACGATCGGTCGAACGTGGACGCGGCCACCCGGGACCGGGTGCTGGCGGCGATGCGGAAGGTCGGCTACCGGCCGAACAGTGCCGCGCGGGCGTTGCGCAGCGGCCAGTCCCGGAGCATCGGCGTGATCGTCTTCGAGCTCTCCAGTATCGGCACCACCCGCACGCTCGACGCCATCGCCGCGGCGGCCACGATCCGGGGTTATGCGGTCAACCTGCTGCCCGTGCTGGACGCCACCCAGGGCGCGGTCTCGAACGCGTTCACCCGGCTGGGGCAGCAGGCGGTGGATGGTGTGATCATCCTGATCGAGGCGTACAAACTCGACGAGGCCGAGGTGTTGCTGCCTGAGGGGTTGCCCGTTGTCGTGGTCGATTCGAGCGCGCTGTACGACTATCCCGTTGTCGACACCGACCAGGCGCAGGGCGCGCGTCTAGCCACGGAGCATCTGCTGGATCTCGGGCATACGACGGTGTGGCACCTCGGTGGGCCGCCGTACTCGTTTGCCGCGACCAGGCGGCGGCGGTCGTGGCAGCAGACGTTGACGGATCGCGGTTGCGTGGTGCCGACGGTGTTGGTCGGGGACTGGTCGGCGGGTTCCGGGTATGAGGCCGGGCGGAAGTTGGCGGCCGATGCGGACGTCACGGCCGTGTTCGCAGCCAATGACCAGATGGCGTTGGGGCTTTTGCGTGCTCTGCATGAGGCGGGGCGGGCGGTGCCGGGTGACGTCAGCGTGGTCGGTTTCGACGATGTCGAGGAGGCCGCGCACTTCTGGCCGCCGCTCACCACTATCCGGCAGCAGTTCGCCGAGGTTGGCCGGCTTAGCGTCGACTCGCTGATCGGCGAGATCCAGGCCGGCGAACACCACCACCAACCAGTCAGCGTCGGCACAGAACTAATCATCCGCACCAGCACCGCACCACCCCGCACCTAA
- a CDS encoding carbohydrate ABC transporter permease — translation MAGPIALRQRRRWFSTESKGWIFVGPFLAVFALTFLAPIAYAIYLSLFREQAFFGGNVFVGLDNYVDVIGDAKFWESFLRVLLFLVVQVPIMLVLALVAALAIDSARLHGASFFRIVIFLPYAVPGVVAVLMWGFIYGNNFGLAADLNELLGTTSIQPLSKGWMLPSIANIVTWEFVGYNMLIFYSALRTVPEELYESAAIDGAGTFRIIRAVKLPALRGAIVIATIFSIIGSFQLFNEPNILRTLAPNVITTYYTPNMYAYNLSFAGQQFNYSATVAIVMGIITAVIAYVVQLRGSREAL, via the coding sequence ATGGCCGGGCCCATCGCACTGCGGCAGCGGCGCAGGTGGTTCAGCACCGAGAGCAAGGGGTGGATCTTCGTCGGTCCCTTCCTCGCCGTCTTCGCGCTCACCTTCCTCGCGCCGATCGCCTACGCGATCTATCTCAGCCTCTTCCGCGAGCAGGCCTTCTTCGGCGGCAACGTGTTCGTCGGCCTGGACAACTACGTCGACGTGATCGGTGACGCGAAGTTCTGGGAGTCGTTCCTGCGGGTGCTGCTGTTCCTCGTCGTCCAGGTGCCGATCATGTTGGTGCTGGCACTGGTCGCCGCACTTGCGATCGACAGCGCCCGCCTGCACGGGGCGAGCTTCTTCCGGATCGTGATCTTCCTGCCGTACGCCGTTCCCGGCGTAGTCGCCGTACTGATGTGGGGCTTCATCTACGGCAACAACTTCGGTCTCGCGGCAGACCTCAACGAACTGCTCGGCACCACGTCGATCCAGCCGCTGAGCAAAGGCTGGATGCTGCCCTCGATCGCGAACATCGTGACCTGGGAGTTCGTCGGCTACAACATGCTGATCTTCTACTCTGCGCTGCGAACCGTGCCCGAGGAGCTGTACGAGTCGGCCGCGATCGATGGCGCGGGCACGTTCCGGATCATCCGGGCGGTCAAACTCCCGGCGCTGCGCGGCGCGATCGTGATCGCCACCATCTTCTCGATCATCGGCAGTTTCCAGCTGTTCAACGAGCCCAACATCCTGCGCACGCTGGCGCCGAACGTGATCACGACCTACTACACGCCGAACATGTACGCCTACAACCTCTCCTTCGCCGGGCAGCAGTTCAACTACTCGGCCACCGTCGCCATCGTGATGGGCATCATCACGGCCGTGATCGCCTACGTCGTGCAGCTGCGCGGCTCGAGGGAGGCATTGTGA
- a CDS encoding carbohydrate ABC transporter permease yields the protein MVLYLVYTLVPLIWLLLSATKSQDDLFSSPGLWFGEGFALFSNIRDTLTYDGGIFLRWLGNTLLYVVVGAGGATLLATAAGYGLAKYKFAGRRAVFAVLLGAVAIPGTALAVPTFLMFSNLGLTNTVWAIIIPSLISPFGLYLMWVYAQDAVPPDLLEAARLDGAGEIRIFFTVALRLLAPGIVTVLLFAVVSTWNNYFLPLIMLSKPSLYPLTVGLTQWSNQATGVGARPIYNLVITGSLLTIVPLVIAFLLLQRFWQSGLTAGSVKQ from the coding sequence ATGGTCCTCTACCTCGTCTACACATTGGTGCCGCTGATCTGGTTGTTGCTCAGCGCAACCAAGTCGCAGGACGACCTGTTCTCCAGCCCCGGCCTTTGGTTCGGCGAGGGGTTCGCGTTGTTCAGCAACATTCGCGACACCCTGACGTACGACGGCGGCATCTTCCTGCGCTGGCTCGGAAACACCTTGCTGTACGTCGTTGTGGGCGCGGGCGGGGCCACCCTGCTCGCCACGGCCGCGGGGTACGGACTGGCCAAGTACAAGTTCGCCGGCCGCCGAGCCGTCTTCGCCGTACTGCTGGGCGCGGTCGCGATTCCCGGCACGGCGCTCGCGGTGCCGACGTTCCTGATGTTCTCGAACCTGGGCCTGACGAACACCGTGTGGGCCATCATCATTCCGTCGCTGATCAGCCCGTTCGGCCTCTACCTGATGTGGGTCTACGCCCAGGACGCCGTACCGCCGGACCTGCTCGAGGCGGCTCGGCTCGATGGCGCCGGCGAGATCCGGATCTTCTTCACCGTCGCCTTGCGATTGCTTGCCCCCGGCATCGTTACGGTGCTGCTCTTCGCGGTGGTGTCGACCTGGAACAACTACTTCCTGCCGCTGATCATGCTCAGCAAGCCGAGCCTCTACCCGCTCACGGTCGGCCTTACCCAGTGGAGCAATCAGGCCACCGGCGTCGGCGCCCGTCCCATCTACAACCTGGTGATCACGGGGTCCTTGCTGACCATCGTCCCGCTGGTCATCGCCTTCCTTCTCTTACAGCGGTTCTGGCAGTCGGGCCTGACCGCCGGCAGCGTCAAACAGTAG
- a CDS encoding ABC transporter substrate-binding protein — translation MKTNHRRGIRRLVAAAAVITASSLVLAACGSGDDAGAGDQPQGSPDAVNAALEAGGTITYWSWTPSAEAQVKAFQKEYPKVKVNYVNAGTGNDHYTKLQNVIKAGSGAPDVAQIEYQALPQFALPGSLVDLRQYGFDSFESAYTPSTWNAVHAGEGLYGLPQDSGPMAMFYNKDVFDKYGLTVPKTWDEYVAAGKKLHTADPKKFITNDTGDAGFATSMIWQAGGKPFKTDGKNITVDLADAGTQKWTGVWNQLVTGGLVASIPGWSDEWFKALGDGTIATLPTGAWMPGVMEASVKPGAGKWRVAPMPTYDGTPATAENGGSTQSVLKQSANPALAAAFVRWLNHDGGVKPFLESGGFPATTKDLKDPTFVDKKSAYFGGQQINQVLTAAAGEVVKDWSYLPFQLYANNIFGDSVGKSYQTKSDLNTGLKAWQDALVAYGNQQGFQVNG, via the coding sequence ATGAAGACCAACCATCGGCGCGGCATCCGGCGTCTAGTCGCTGCCGCTGCCGTCATCACGGCCTCCTCGCTCGTACTGGCCGCGTGCGGCTCGGGCGACGACGCCGGTGCCGGCGACCAGCCGCAGGGCTCTCCGGACGCGGTCAACGCCGCGCTCGAGGCGGGCGGCACGATCACCTACTGGAGCTGGACCCCGTCCGCGGAGGCCCAGGTGAAGGCGTTCCAGAAGGAGTACCCGAAGGTCAAGGTGAACTACGTCAACGCCGGTACCGGCAATGACCACTACACCAAGCTGCAGAACGTCATCAAGGCCGGCTCGGGTGCTCCGGACGTCGCGCAGATCGAGTACCAGGCGCTGCCGCAGTTCGCGCTGCCCGGTTCGCTGGTCGACCTGCGCCAGTACGGCTTCGACAGCTTCGAGTCCGCCTACACCCCGTCGACCTGGAACGCCGTACACGCCGGCGAGGGTCTCTACGGACTGCCGCAGGACTCGGGACCCATGGCGATGTTCTACAACAAGGACGTCTTCGACAAGTACGGCCTGACCGTGCCGAAGACCTGGGACGAGTACGTTGCCGCCGGCAAGAAGCTGCACACGGCGGACCCCAAGAAGTTCATCACCAATGACACCGGTGACGCCGGCTTCGCGACCAGCATGATCTGGCAGGCGGGCGGTAAGCCGTTCAAGACCGACGGAAAGAACATCACCGTCGACCTGGCGGACGCCGGCACGCAGAAGTGGACCGGGGTCTGGAACCAGCTGGTCACGGGCGGCCTGGTGGCGAGCATTCCCGGCTGGTCGGACGAGTGGTTCAAGGCGCTGGGCGACGGCACCATCGCCACCCTGCCCACCGGCGCCTGGATGCCCGGCGTGATGGAGGCCTCGGTCAAGCCCGGCGCCGGCAAGTGGCGTGTCGCGCCGATGCCGACGTACGACGGAACGCCGGCGACGGCCGAGAACGGCGGCAGCACGCAGTCGGTCCTCAAGCAGAGCGCGAACCCCGCGCTGGCGGCCGCGTTCGTGCGCTGGCTGAACCACGACGGCGGCGTCAAGCCTTTCCTCGAGAGCGGCGGCTTCCCGGCGACCACCAAGGACCTCAAGGACCCGACGTTCGTCGACAAGAAGAGCGCGTACTTCGGTGGCCAGCAGATCAACCAGGTCCTCACCGCGGCGGCCGGCGAGGTCGTCAAGGACTGGAGCTACCTGCCGTTCCAGCTGTACGCCAACAACATCTTCGGCGACAGCGTCGGGAAGTCGTACCAGACCAAGTCGGACCTGAACACCGGGCTCAAGGCCTGGCAGGACGCGTTGGTTGCC